One segment of Castanea sativa cultivar Marrone di Chiusa Pesio chromosome 3, ASM4071231v1 DNA contains the following:
- the LOC142627059 gene encoding uncharacterized protein LOC142627059 — MEGATATSTALAVFPNCPSNASDLPSDDYMSVLNKVRPPRPDWYEKFHASFLDKLKDSYEVEIADYKSQLFSNLKGKAQKVLEIGIGTGPNLKYYAGEADVQVFGMDPNRKVEKYAQAAAEAAGLPLTNFEFLHAVGEAIPLGDASVDAVVGTLVLCSVKDVDMTLKEVKRVLRPGGIYLFVEHVAAKDGTVLRFMQNVLDPLQQIIADGCHLTRETGMKISEAGFSGVELNMAFLSKAFYVNPQVYGIARK, encoded by the exons ATGGAAGGAGCAACGGCAACCTCAACGGCTTTGGCTGTGTTCCCTAATTGCCCCTCCAATGCTTCCGATTTACCCTCTGATGATTATATG TCTGTTTTGAACAAGGTTCGCCCTCCAAGACCAGATTGGTACGAGAAGTTCCATGCATCATTTTTGGATAAACTCAAGGACTCTTATGAAGTTGAG ATTGCAGATTACAAGTCACAATTGTTTAGCAACTTGAAGGGGAAGGCTCAGAAAGTGTTGGAGATTGGCATTGGTACAGGCCCTAATCTCAAGTACTATGCCGGTGAAGCTGATGTCCAGGTTTTTGGTATGGATCCCAATAGAAAGGTGGAAAAGTATGCTCAGGCAGCAGCAGAGGCCGCTGGCCTGCCACttacaaattttgaattcttaCATGCA GTTGGGGAGGCTATACCCTTAGGTGATGCTTCTGTTGATGCAGTTGTTGGAACACTTGTGTTGTGTTCTGTTAAAGATGTTGATATGACACTGAAAG AGGTGAAGAGGGTGCTGAGACCTGGTGGTATTTACCTTTTTGTGGAACATGTGGCTGCTAAAG ATGGAACAGTTCTTAGATTTATGCAGAATGTTCTTGATCCTTTGCAACAGATAATTGCTGATGGGTGTCACCTAACCAGGGAAACAGGAATGAAGATATCTGAAGCCGGGTTTTCTGGTGTTGAGCTTAACATGGCTTTCTTGTCTAAAGCCTTCTATGTAAACCCCCAGGTCTATGGTATAGCTAGGAAGTAG